A section of the Dehalobacter sp. DCM genome encodes:
- a CDS encoding energy-coupling factor ABC transporter permease, protein MHMADALISPVVGAVMWTATAGVAAYSIKKVQAELDEKKIPIMGAMGAFVFATQMINFSIPGTGSSGHLGGGLLLAILLGPYAGFITMAAILLIQALFFGDGGLLAYGCNVFNLGFYTCFLAYPLIYKTITKKGISPKRILAGSMIAAIAGLQLGALSVVFETFLSGKTELPFNAFLLMMQPIHLAIGIVEGLVTAAVISFVWKARPDLLEKSAVTNTSGTKAIKRVVIGFLIAALVIGGGVSWFASANPDGLEWSMEKTAGVTELEATDGIHGFLAGIQSKTAFLPDYGFKTTNTEAHTEPAAETGDTWPAVSAGTSVSGFVGGALTLALLIMVGFVLHFLKRRKPKAAA, encoded by the coding sequence ATGCATATGGCTGACGCATTAATTTCACCGGTCGTTGGAGCGGTAATGTGGACTGCGACAGCAGGGGTTGCTGCCTATTCGATAAAGAAAGTCCAAGCTGAACTGGATGAAAAAAAGATCCCGATAATGGGGGCAATGGGCGCATTTGTTTTCGCTACACAGATGATTAATTTTTCGATCCCGGGTACAGGATCCAGCGGACACCTTGGGGGAGGACTTTTGCTTGCCATTTTGCTCGGCCCCTATGCCGGCTTTATCACGATGGCTGCCATTTTATTGATTCAGGCCTTATTTTTTGGTGACGGCGGGTTGTTAGCTTATGGCTGCAATGTATTTAATCTTGGTTTCTATACGTGTTTTCTTGCTTATCCACTGATTTACAAAACCATAACAAAGAAAGGAATCTCGCCCAAACGCATTCTTGCCGGTTCAATGATCGCAGCGATTGCGGGTCTTCAGCTGGGGGCTTTGAGTGTGGTATTTGAGACATTCTTGTCTGGAAAAACGGAACTTCCTTTCAATGCTTTTCTACTCATGATGCAGCCGATCCATCTGGCAATTGGCATTGTTGAAGGGCTTGTAACCGCTGCCGTAATTTCCTTCGTTTGGAAAGCCCGGCCTGACTTGTTGGAAAAATCGGCAGTAACTAATACTTCCGGTACCAAAGCAATTAAACGTGTTGTCATCGGCTTCTTGATCGCTGCCCTGGTGATCGGCGGCGGTGTTTCCTGGTTTGCATCTGCTAATCCCGACGGACTGGAATGGTCAATGGAGAAAACCGCAGGCGTCACGGAACTGGAAGCAACGGACGGGATTCATGGTTTTTTAGCCGGAATTCAAAGTAAAACGGCTTTTTTGCCGGATTATGGTTTTAAAACAACAAATACCGAAGCTCACACTGAACCGGCAGCAGAAACCGGAGATACTTGGCCTGCTGTAAGTGCTGGAACATCCGTTTCCGGTTTCGTTGGCGGCGCGCTTACACTCGCATTGCTTATAATGGTAGGATTTGTCCTGCATTTTTTAAAAAGACGGAAACCTAAAGCAGCTGCCTAG
- a CDS encoding precorrin-6A/cobalt-precorrin-6A reductase — MIVLLGETSAAFELSKHLQNRGINFIKKSAWTVKDCLPADSVILDVSHPLSDKFCSLRQLCEQFHIPYLRLERPETHIPENSLIFQTYNWDEVLYRLNERVGALHREKGRKVNVFVTTGSHQLGSIVHSAFAGMARFIVRVLPEGRLVQKCQDLGIQPRDIVAMQGPFSKDINKALFKFYGADVVLTKDSGQAGGTDTKISAALESGLEIIVIRKNKTDYGLTMRSVNEVITWLDNNIL; from the coding sequence ATGATTGTCCTTCTGGGAGAAACATCGGCAGCTTTTGAATTAAGTAAACATCTCCAAAACAGGGGGATCAATTTTATTAAGAAGTCGGCTTGGACGGTTAAAGACTGTTTGCCGGCGGATTCAGTTATTCTTGATGTCAGCCATCCTTTGAGTGATAAGTTCTGTTCACTGAGACAGTTATGTGAACAATTCCATATTCCGTACCTCAGATTAGAAAGACCTGAAACCCACATCCCAGAAAATTCCTTGATATTCCAGACATATAATTGGGATGAAGTTTTGTATCGTCTTAATGAGCGCGTTGGTGCATTACACCGGGAAAAAGGACGAAAGGTTAATGTTTTTGTTACTACCGGCAGTCACCAATTGGGTAGTATTGTACATAGCGCTTTTGCGGGCATGGCCCGTTTTATTGTCCGGGTTCTCCCTGAAGGACGACTGGTACAGAAATGCCAGGACTTAGGTATTCAACCCCGGGACATCGTCGCCATGCAAGGTCCTTTTTCCAAAGACATTAACAAAGCGCTTTTTAAGTTCTATGGAGCGGACGTCGTGTTGACAAAGGACAGCGGTCAAGCCGGCGGGACGGATACGAAAATTTCGGCTGCGTTAGAATCGGGTCTGGAAATCATTGTAATTCGAAAAAACAAAACGGACTATGGTTTGACCATGAGGAGTGTCAATGAAGTAATAACATGGCTTGATAATAATATTTTATGA
- a CDS encoding energy-coupling factor ABC transporter permease: MNTKRITMVASITLMLILLPQNVFAMHIMEGFLPPVWCISWGVLCIPFVAYGLYAMRKITNESPKLKLLLAMAGAFVFVLSSLKIPSVTGSCSHPTGTGLGAILFGPAVMSVLGIIVLLFQSILLAHGGLTTLGANTFSMAIVGPFIAYGVFLLVKKLKGPEWLGVFLAAALGDLVTYIVTSLQLAVAFPAATGGIAVSAGKFMGIFAFTQVPLAISEGILTVIIFNAIKTYLKSDELHSLKVFAGGDLR; this comes from the coding sequence ATGAATACGAAACGAATAACAATGGTCGCAAGCATCACCCTGATGCTGATCTTATTGCCTCAAAATGTTTTTGCCATGCACATCATGGAAGGGTTTCTTCCCCCGGTCTGGTGTATCTCCTGGGGCGTTCTGTGCATCCCGTTTGTCGCGTATGGCTTATACGCCATGCGCAAAATAACCAATGAGTCTCCAAAACTAAAGTTGCTGCTGGCAATGGCCGGTGCGTTTGTCTTTGTCTTATCCTCTTTGAAAATACCTTCCGTTACCGGGAGTTGTTCACATCCTACAGGAACTGGTTTGGGAGCTATCTTGTTCGGCCCTGCCGTTATGAGCGTACTTGGCATTATTGTTCTTCTGTTCCAGTCGATTCTACTAGCTCATGGTGGGCTGACGACGCTTGGCGCCAATACCTTTTCCATGGCGATTGTCGGTCCGTTTATCGCCTACGGTGTTTTTCTGCTGGTGAAAAAACTAAAAGGACCGGAGTGGCTGGGCGTGTTTCTGGCGGCGGCCTTGGGGGATTTGGTTACCTACATTGTCACATCGTTGCAGCTGGCGGTGGCATTCCCTGCCGCAACTGGGGGTATTGCAGTCTCAGCCGGCAAATTTATGGGGATTTTTGCCTTTACCCAAGTGCCTCTGGCCATCAGTGAAGGCATATTAACGGTTATTATTTTTAACGCGATCAAGACTTACCTGAAAAGCGACGAACTTCATTCCTTAAAAGTATTTGCTGGGGGGGATTTAAGATGA
- a CDS encoding energy-coupling factor ABC transporter substrate-binding protein, with the protein MSSSNNMPNNKSRLTTNLVLIAIVILLAIVPLVMNKNAEFGGADGQAETAITEINPEYTPWFSSIFEPPSGEIESLLFSLQAALGSGILFYGLGYMKGRYKREEKNKN; encoded by the coding sequence ATGAGCAGTAGCAACAATATGCCGAATAATAAAAGCAGGCTGACAACCAATCTTGTCCTGATTGCCATCGTTATTTTGCTCGCCATTGTTCCGCTGGTTATGAACAAAAACGCTGAATTCGGCGGAGCAGACGGTCAAGCTGAAACGGCGATTACTGAAATTAATCCTGAATACACGCCGTGGTTTTCTTCTATTTTTGAGCCGCCCAGCGGAGAGATTGAAAGCTTACTGTTCTCTCTGCAAGCAGCACTTGGTTCCGGTATACTCTTTTACGGACTCGGCTATATGAAGGGACGCTATAAAAGGGAAGAGAAAAACAAAAACTAA